Proteins from one Carcharodon carcharias isolate sCarCar2 chromosome 19, sCarCar2.pri, whole genome shotgun sequence genomic window:
- the LOC121291668 gene encoding zinc finger protein 271-like, with protein MGKKPYKCDMCGWTFAQSSELVNHLRMHTGERPFKCEVCDKGFSHSSSLVKHRHVHTGERPFKCKVCEKAFAQASTLLQHWRIHTGEKPFKCKVCDKAFMKQLHLVEHRRTHTEEKAFKCDACSKAFITSTGLLEHKCIRKSGKLFRCEVCNKDFCSSAYLVVHQRIHTGERPFSCEVCNKGFCNLSYLRKHQRVHTDERPFRCEVCNKDFCSSSYLRIHQRSHTDERPFRCDICDKDFCSSSYLVVHQRIHTGERPFRCEVCDKAFLSSSYFLRHQCIPTGDKPFKCEFCNKGFTQLPDLLKHQHTHTGDRRFQCDFCQNCFTYSSSLEIHRRVHTG; from the coding sequence ATGGGAAAGAAACCATATAAGTGTGACATGTGCGGTTGGACGTTTGCACAGTCGTCGGAGCTTGTGAACCACCTACGCATGCACACCGGTGAGAGgccattcaagtgtgaggtgtgtgataaGGGTTTCAGTCATTCATCAAGTCTCGTGAAACACCGGCACGTTCACACAGGTGAGAGGCCATTCAAATGTAAGGTATGTGAAAAGGCCTTTGCACAAGCATCAACCCTCCTACAACATTGGCGCATCCACACAGGCGAGAAACCATTTAAATGCAAGGTTTGTGACAAAGCTTTCATGAAGCAGTTGCACCTAGTAGAACACCGGCGTACCCACACAGAGGAGAAAGCCTTCAAGTGTGATGCCTGCAGCAAAGCTTTCATAACGTCAACAGGCCTCCTGGAGCATAAGTGCATTCGTAAAAGTGGGAAGTTGTTCAGGTGTGAGGTTTGCAACAAAGATTTCTGCAGCTCCGCTTACCTTGTTGTACACCAGCGTATCCACACTGGTGAGAGACCGTTCAGTTGTGAGGTTTGCAACAAAGGTTTCTGCAATTTATCGTACCTCCGAAAGCATCAGCGTGTCCACACAgatgagagaccattcaggtgtGAGGTTTGTAACAAAGATTTCTGCAGCTCCTCATACCTCCGAATACACCAGCGCAGCCACACAGATGAGCGGCCGTTCAGGTGTGACATTTGTGATAAAGATTTCTGTAGCTCATCGTACCTTGTAGtacaccagcgcattcacacaggagagagaccgttcaggtgtgAGGTTTGTGACAAAGCTTTCCTAAGCTCCTCATATTTCCTGAGACACCAGTGTATACCCACAGGTGATAAACCATTCAAATGTGAATTTTGCAATAAAGGTTTCACCCAGTTGCCAGACCTTCTAAAACACCAGCATACCCACACAGGTGACAGACGCTTTCAATGTGACTTCTGCCAGAACTGCTTCACCTACTCCTCCTCTTTAGAAATACATAGACGCGTTCACACAGGATAG